The following proteins are co-located in the Eublepharis macularius isolate TG4126 chromosome 5, MPM_Emac_v1.0, whole genome shotgun sequence genome:
- the RPL10A gene encoding 60S ribosomal protein L10a produces the protein MSSKVSRDTLYEAVKEVLQGSQAKPRKFLESVELQISLKNYDPQKDKRFSGTVRLKSAPRPKFSICVLGDQQHCDEAKAVDIPHMDIEALKKLNKNKKLVKKLAKKYDAFLASESLIKQIPRILGPGLNKAGKFPSLLTHNENMVAKADEVKSTIKFQMKKVLCLAVAVGHVKLTEDELVYNIHLAINFLVSLLKKNWQNVRALYIKSTMGKPQRLY, from the exons CAGCAAAGTATCTCGTGACACACTGTACGAAGCAGTGAAAGAAGTCCTTCAAGGGAGTCAGGCAAAGCCACGCAA GTTCTTGGAGTCTGTGGAATTGCAGATCAGTCTGAAAAACTATGACCCGCAAAAGGACAAGCGATTTTCCGGAACTGTCAG GCTCAAGTCTGCTCCACGGCCCAAGTTCTCAATCTGTGTACTAGGGGACCAGCAGCACTGTGATGAGGCCAAAGCAGTGGACATCCCTCACATGGACATAGAGGCTCTGAAGAAACTCAATAAGAACAAGAAACTGGTGAAAAAGCTGG CCAAGAAATATGATGCTTTCCTGGCCTCGGAATCCCTGATTAAGCAGATTCCTCGAATCCTAGGCCCAGGGCTGAACAAAGCTGGCAAGTTCCCTTCTCTTCTCACTCACAATGAAAACATGGTGGCCAAGGCTGATGAGGTCAAGTCCACTATCAAGTTTCAAATGAAAAAG GTGCTGTGTCTGGCTGTGGCAGTTGGCCACGTGAAGCTGACTGAGGATGAATTAGTGTACAACATTCACCTGGCCATCAACTTCCTGGTATCACTGTTGAAGAAAAACTGGCAAAACGTGCGGGCCTTGTACATCAAGAGCACCATGGGGAAACCTCAGCGTCTATACTGA